The proteins below are encoded in one region of Saccopteryx leptura isolate mSacLep1 chromosome 1, mSacLep1_pri_phased_curated, whole genome shotgun sequence:
- the LOC136384991 gene encoding transcription elongation factor A protein-like 1 — protein sequence MDKACQANEEQQPQSTSERDEEQSTPERDVEQSMPERDEEQPQAENSPEEPRPEEPSSEEPRPEEPSSEEQSSEEEFFPEDILPELIPDLLPELLGPEYHPSEERLSLHDLFAARPAMEQPPCGVGKQKLEEGSFKERLARSRPQFKGDIHGRNLSNEEMIQVAEEMEEMKRVRNKLMIMHWKARRNRPYPL from the coding sequence ATGGACAAAGCCTGCCAAGCAAACGAAGAACAGCAGCCACAGAGCACGTCCGAGAGGGACGAGGAGCAGAGTACGCCCGAGAGGGACGTGGAGCAGAGCATGCCCGAGAGGGACGAGGAGCAGCCGCAGGCGGAGAACTCGCCGGAAGAGCCGCGTCCAGAGGAGCCATCTTCGGAAGAGCCGCGTCCAGAGGAGCCATCTTCGGAAGAGCAATCCTCCGAGGAGGAGTTCTTTCCCGAGGATATCCTTCCCGAGCTCATTCCTGATCTCCTTCCCGAGCTGCTGGGGCCCGAGTATCACCCCTCGGAGGAGCGCCTTTCTCTGCACGACCTGTTCGCGGCGCGCCCCGCCATGGAGCAGCCTCCCTGCGGAGTGGGGAAGCAGAAGCTGGAAGAAGGAAGCTTTAAGGAAAGGCTGGCTCGCTCTCGTCCGCAGTTTAAAGGGGACATACACGGCAGAAATTTGAGCAACGAGGAGATGATCCAGGTCGCAGAGGAGATGGAAGAGATGAAAAGAGTGCGAAACAAACTGATGATCATGCACTGGAAGGCGAGACGCAACCGTCCGTATCCTCTGTAA